Proteins from a single region of Kluyveromyces lactis strain NRRL Y-1140 chromosome C complete sequence:
- the DNF1 gene encoding aminophospholipid-translocating P4-type ATPase DNF1 (similar to uniprot|P32660 Saccharomyces cerevisiae YER166W DNF1 Non-essential P-type ATPase that is a potential aminophospholipid translocase localizes to the plasma membrane and late exocytic or early endocytic membranes likely involved in protein transport) — protein MTGPKKKGKDSDPYSGSFKDDSSPDSPFNDRFVFEQGNQFASNLDGTIDNEADGSKTKLKGRQGSILKNGSTSSPSKIGKKKNQQLTFGDTGKTSDLKNEEFEEISFETTGADDQRSYVNTPIINQGNFAVDEEDEREKDRQLSSAEDSKHVKRMRWGTRRDKKGKPAMGRAKTLRWTKKNFHNPFADDTNLAAEGHSSDDDNDENYDKSHRQRETRTIYYNLPLPEDILDEDGNSTIYYPRNKIRTTKYTPLTFFPKNIAFQFKNVANVYFLVLIIMGFFQIFGVANPGLATVPLIVIVVLTSFKDAIEDSRRTILDMEVNNAPTHILKGVENVNVSNDKVSLWRKFKKANTRVLFRFIHLCQELFTEEGKKQRAQRKRHEMHNKIRQTQTPRNSLDSVGSYRNSMESEFGGDLTERGKDDLCLLDPSLPVLPDCKFAKDYWKSVSVGDIVRVHNNDEIPADIILLSSSDSDGACYVETKNLDGETNLKVRQSLKCSHMIRNSRNITRTKFKVESEGPHSNLYSYQGNLKWVDRETGLEKNEPVNINNLLLRGCTLRNTKWAMGIVVFTGPDTKIMLNAGVTPTKVSRISRELNLSVFMNFALLFVLCFAAGIVNGVYYRTDNTSRNYFEFGSIAGSAAANGVVSFWVALILYQSVVPISLYISIEIIKTAQALFIYGDVALYNERLDYPCTPKSWTISDDLGQIEYIFSDKTGTLTQNVMEFKKCTINGVSYGRAYTEALAGLRKRQGIDVEEEGALEKEGIAQDKEIMLANLKILGENSQLRPENVTFVSKEFVQDTAGANGETQKKCNENFMLALALCHTVLVEENKDDPEIMDFKAQSPDEAALVGTARDMGFSFVGRTKNGVIVDIQGVQKEYRLLNVLEFNSTRKRMSCILKIPSENPNEEPRALLICKGADSIIYSRLSKNNDEKLLEKTALHLEQYATEGLRTLCIAQRELSWKEYQEWNEKHEIAAAALVDREDEMEKVADVIERELTLLGGTAIEDRLQDGVPDSIATLGEAGIKLWVLTGDKVETAINIGFSCNLLNNEMELLVIKASGDDVDIYGSKPAEIVKNLILKYLQEKFQMSGSYEELEEAKKVHEPPTGNFGVIIDGDALKLALRNDDVKREFLLLCKRCKAVLCCRVSPAQKAAVVKLVKNTLDVMTLAIGDGSNDVAMIQSADIGVGIAGEEGRQAVMSSDYAIGQFRYLTRLVLVHGRWSYKRMAEMIPLFFYKNVIFTLSLFWYGVYNNYDGSYLFEYTYLTLFNLAFTSLPVIFLGILDQDVNDIVSMVVPQLYRVGILRSEWNQTKFWLYMFDAMYQSVICFFLPYLCYYKTGIVTQNGFGLDHRYWVGVFVATIAVVSCNTYVLLHQYRWDWFSSLFIALSCLCIFAWTGIWSSFTSSGEFYKSAAHIYGQPVFWAIMFAGILFCLLPRFAADTFLRTYMPKDIDIIRECWKRGDFDHYPEGYDPTDPDRPKVKNAFVYNKDIEMAQSSTDSIQTEEIPMDELFNSSATSPRSYPHNRHQRSSGRPSLEITRAEMRNSNQLDNRYSVERARVSLELPGVTRAATLLSSHD, from the coding sequence ATGACTGgaccaaagaaaaagggAAAGGACTCTGATCCTTATTCTGGAAGTTTTAAGGATGATAGTTCGCCAGATTCACCATTTAATGATAGGTTTGTGTTTGAACAGGGAAATCAATTTGCTTCGAACTTGGATGGAACCATTGATAATGAAGCAGATGGTTCTAAAACTAAACTGAAAGGTAGACAAGGTTCtatattgaagaatggatCAACGTCATCGCCCTCAAAGATTggtaagaaaaagaaccaGCAGCTAACGTTTGGAGACACTGGGAAAACttctgatttgaagaatgagGAATTTGAAGAGATCAGTTTTGAGACCACGGGAGCGGACGACCAAAGATCATATGTAAATACGCCAATCATCAATCAAGGTAACTTTGCAgttgacgaagaagatgaaagagaaaaagataGACAGTTATCCAGTGCAGAAGATTCCAAGCACGTGAAACGTATGCGTTGGGGTACCAGAAGAGATAAGAAAGGTAAGCCAGCGATGGGCAGAGCTAAGACCCTTCGTTGGACcaagaaaaattttcatAACCCATTCGCTGATGATACGAACCTTGCAGCGGAGGGTCACAGCTCTGATGACGATAATGACGAAAATTACGATAAATCCCATAGACAACGTgaaacaagaacaatttaCTATAATCTCCCTCTACCGGAAGATATTTTAGACGAAGATGGTAACTCTACCATATACTACCCTCGTAATAAGATCAGAACCACTAAATATACACCGTTGACTTTTTTCCCAAAGAATATCGCATTCCAATTTAAAAATGTCGCTAatgtatattttcttgtCTTGATTATCATGggtttcttccaaattttTGGTGTCGCAAATCCAGGTTTGGCTACTGTGCCATTGATTGTTATTGTGGTGCtcacttctttcaaagatgcaATTGAAGATTCGCGTAGAACTATATTGGATATGGAAGTGAACAACGCTCCAACACACATTTTGAAAGGTGTCGAAAACGTTAATGTGTCCAACGATAAAGTATCTTTGTGGAGAAAGTTCAAGAAGGCAAATACTAGGGTGCTGTTCCGTTTTATTCATCTCTGCCAGGAACTCTTTACCGAAGAGGGTAAAAAGCAGCGGGCTCAAAGGAAACGTCATGAAATGCATAATAAGATCAGACAAACGCAGACTCCCAGAAATTCGTTGGATTCTGTCGGTTCCTATAGAAACTCTATGGAGTCTGAATTCGGTGGAGATTTGACGGAGCGTGGCAAAGATGATTTATGTCTTCTTGACCCTTCATTGCCTGTCTTACCAGATTGTAAATTTGCCAAAGATTACTGGAAAAGTGTCAGTGTAGGAGATATCGTCAGAGTTCAcaataatgatgaaattcCTGCTGATATTATTTTACTTTCTTCATCGGACTCTGATGGTGCATGTTACGTTGAGACCAAGAATTTAGATGGTGAAACGAATTTAAAGGTTCGTCAATCTTTAAAATGTTCTCATATGATCAGAAATTCACGTAACATAACTAGAACTAAATTCAAGGTGGAAAGTGAGGGACCACATAGTAACCTATACTCGTATCAAGGTAATTTGAAATGGGTTGATAGAGAAACTGGTCTTGAGAAGAATGAACCTGTTAACATCAATAATCTATTATTACGTGGTTGTACGTTGAGGAATACAAAATGGGCTATGGGTATTGTAGTGTTCACTGGTCCTGATACGAAGATCATGCTGAATGCCGGTGTCACTCCAACTAAGGTTTCTAGAATCTCTAGAGAATTAAATCTATCTGTTTTCATGAATTTTGCCCTACTATTTGTTTTGTGTTTTGCCGCAGGTATTGTAAACGGTGTTTATTATCGAACGGATAACACTTCTAGAAATTactttgaatttggtaGCATTGCTGGCTCGGCGGCTGCAAATGGTGTAGTTTCGTTCTGGGTTGCGCTTATCTTGTATCAATCGGTTGTTCCTATCTCTTTGTACATTTCTATTGAAATTATAAAGACCGCGCAAGCGCTATTCATTTATGGTGATGTCGCTTTGTATAATGAGCGTTTGGATTATCCATGCACACCAAAATCATGGACTATTTCAGATGATTTGGGTCAAATTGAGTATATATTTTCCGATAAGACTGGTACCTTGACTCAAAACGTCATGGAGTTTAAGAAATGTACGATTAATGGTGTTTCATATGGTAGAGCTTATACAGAAGCTTTGGCTGGTCTTCGTAAAAGACAAGGTattgatgttgaagaagagggTGCCCtagaaaaggaaggaaTTGCTcaagataaagaaattatGTTAgcaaatttgaaaatcttAGGAGAGAACTCTCAGTTACGCCCAGAAAATGTGACATTTGTCAGTAAAGAGTTCGTACAAGATACCGCTGGTGCTAATGGAGAAACGCAAAAGAAATGCAATGAAAATTTCATGTTAGCACTAGCACTTTGTCACACTGTTCTTGtggaagaaaacaaagatgATCCAGAAATTATGGATTTCAAGGCTCAATCTCCAGACGAAGCAGCTCTTGTTGGTACTGCAAGAGACATGGGTTTCAGCTTTGTTGGTAGAACCAAAAACGGGGTAATTGTCGATATTCAGGGAGTTCAGAAGGAATACAGATTACTCAATGTGTTGGAATTCAACTCTACTAGAAAGAGAATGTCATGCATTCTAAAAATTCCATCTGAAAATCCAAACGAAGAACCAAGAGCTTTGCTAATCTGTAAAGGTGCAGACTCGATCATCTATTCCAGACTAAGTAAGaacaatgatgaaaagCTACTAGAAAAGACGGCCTTGCATTTGGAACAATATGCCACAGAAGGTTTAAGAACTCTATGTATTGCCCAAAGAGAATTGTCATGGAAAGAATACCAAGAATGGAACGAAAAACATGAGATTGCAGCTGCTGCCCTTGTTGATCgtgaagatgaaatggaaaaggTCGCTGATGTAATCGAACGTGAGTTAACTTTGCTAGGTGGTACTGCTATTGAAGATCGTTTACAAGATGGTGTACCAGATTCCATTGCCACCTTAGGAGAAGCTGGTATCAAGTTGTGGGTGTTGACCGGTGATAAAGTTGAAACTGCTATCAACATCGGTTTCTCCTGCAATCTATTGAATAATGAGATGGAACTTTTGGTTATCAAAGCGTCTGGTGATGACGTGGACATTTACGGAAGCAAGCCTGCGGAAATTGTTAAAAACttaattttgaaatatttgcaGGAGAAGTTCCAGATGTCAGGCTCCTATGAGGAACTAGAAGAAGCCAAAAAAGTTCATGAACCACCGACAGGTAACTTTGGTGTTATCATTGATGGTGACGCTTTGAAGTTAGCTTTGCGTAATGACGACGTTAAAAGAGAGTTTTTGTTGCTTTGTAAACGTTGTAAAGCGGTTCTCTGTTGCAGAGTTTCTCCAGCTCAAAAGGCTGCAGTGGTTAAACTAGTGAAAAACACCTTAGATGTCATGACTCTAGCAATTGGTGATGGTTCTAACGATGTTGCAATGATTCAATCTGCTGATATTGGTGTTGGTATTGCCGGTGAAGAAGGTAGACAAGCTGTCATGTCGTCGGATTATGCTATCGGTCAATTCAGATACCTAACAAGATTAGTCTTAGTTCATGGTAGATGGTCTTACAAGAGAATGGCGGAGATGATTCCATTATTTTTCTACAAGAACGTTATCTTCACGCTTTCATTGTTTTGGTATGGTGTTTACAACAACTACGATGGTTCTTATTTGTTCGAATACACATATTTGactttattcaatttggCCTTTACTTCATTACCAGTGATCTTCTTAGGTATCTTGGACCAAGATGTTAATGATATTGTTTCGATGGTGGTTCCACAGTTGTATCGTGTTGGTATTTTGAGATCTGAATGGAATCAAACCAAGTTCTGGCTTTACATGTTCGATGCTATGTACCAATCGGTTATATGTTTCTTTTTACCATATTTGTGTTATTACAAGACTGGTATAGTTACTCAGAATGGGTTCGGTCTTGATCATAGATATTGGGTTGGTGTTTTTGTTGCCACTATTGCAGTTGTCTCTTGTAACACATACGTTTTGTTGCATCAATACCGTTGGGATTGgttctcttctttgttcattGCCTTGTCTTGTTTGTGTATATTTGCATGGACAGGGATTTGGTCAAGTTTCACTTCATCAGGAGAGTTTTACAAGAGTGCCGCACATATCTACGGGCAACCGGTCTTTTGGGCTATCATGTTTGCTGGTATATTGTTCTGTTTGCTACCAAGATTTGCTGCTGATACTTTCTTAAGGACCTACATGCCAAAGGATATCGATATTATCCGTGAATGTTGGAAACGAGGTGATTTCGATCATTATCCAGAAGGGTACGATCCAACCGATCCAGATAGACCAAAGGTGAAGAATGCCTTTGTTTACAATAAAGACATAGAAATGGCTCAATCTTCTACAGACAGTATACAGACAGAAGAGATCCCAATGGATGAATTGTTCAACAGTTCTGCCACGTCACCTCGAAGCTACCCACATAACCGTCATCAAAGGTCATCAGGACGTCCATCTCTAGAGATAACAAGAGCAGAGATGAGAAATTCAAACCAATTAGACAACAGATACTCCGTCGAACGTGCGCGTGTATCCTTGGAGTTGCCGGGTGTCACTAGAGCCGCGACACTATTAAGCAGTCATGACTAA
- the CCA1 gene encoding tRNA adenylyltransferase (uniprot|Q9HGK5 Kluyveromyces lactis CCA1 TRNA nucleotidyltransferase) → MFKMVASKIQLNKVESEICTLVKEFCSHYNKANAETEPLVARITGGWVRDKLLGNDSNDLDIAINNMTGEQFAEKLCAFLQDRGLETHSLHTIDKNPSKSKHLETCTTKLFDVPVDFVNLRSEEYTMESRIPKVEFGTPYDDAMRRDATLNAMFYNITEDKIEDFTKKGFQDLNDGILRTPLPPRQTFIDDPLRVLRLIRFASRFNFQIDPQTYQAMRDPGIHQSFNHKISKGRVYTEMHKTLTSANPFYALDLIQGAHLSRVIFTTNESSPEIESIYENLDQHLKSLVETIPKLLKSHTTFASVFPGMQEPLILSLVLSGFKGLKGPDPAKPKNSIPLAGVITKEGLNFPNTQVDNVIACVESEDSYHNLVKNGKSMKRSELGFALRKLGKNWQMVHFYNLCLDYLRHGDEPIPHYDEFYKHVHDCKLDDVYTLKHIINGKELAKLLDRKPGIWMGETLDRILIWQLDNPDISKETFIENLNDIVHLP, encoded by the coding sequence ATGTTCAAAATGGTAGCGTCGAAGATACAGTTGAATAAAGTTGAATCGGAAATATGTACGCTGGTGAAAGAGTTCTGTTCTCATTATAATAAAGCGAATGCAGAGACTGAACCTTTGGTAGCCCGAATCACCGGAGGTTGGGTCCGTGACAAGTTGTTGGGAAATGATTCTAATGATCTAGATATTGCAATTAATAACATGACGGGTGAGCAATTCGCTGAAAAACTATGTGCTTTCCTGCAAGATCGGGGGTTAGAAACGCATTCTTTACATACCATTGATAAAAACCCATCGAAATCTAAACATTTGGAGACTTGTACCACGAAACTCTTCGACGTTCCAGTGGATTTCGTTAATTTGAGATCAGAAGAGTACACAATGGAATCTAGGATCCCGAAAGTGGAATTTGGAACCCCATACGATGATGCGATGCGACGTGATGCCACTTTGAACGCTATGTTCTACAATATAACGGAGGATAAAATCGAAGACTTTACTAAGAAAGGGTTTCAGGATTTGAACGATGGAATATTACGTACTCCTTTACCACCAAGACAAACTTTCATAGATGATCCTTTACGTGTTCTGAGATTGATTAGATTTGCATCAAGAttcaatttccaaattgaCCCGCAGACTTATCAAGCAATGAGGGATCCTGGTATCCACCAGTCCTTCAACCATAAGATTTCCAAAGGTCGTGTATATACCGAAATGCACAAAACTCTTACATCTGCTAATCCCTTTTACGCATTGGATTTAATTCAAGGTGCTCATCTTTCCAGAGTTATTTTCACCACTAATGAAAGTTCTCCTGAAATCGAATCCATTTATGAGAACCTGGACCAGCATTTAAAGAGTTTAGTAGAAACAATACCAAAACTTTTAAAATCACACACAACATTTGCTAGTGTTTTCCCGGGCATGCAGGAGCCTTTGATATTATCACTTGTATTATCTGGATTCAAAGGATTAAAGGGCCCAGATCCAGCAAAGCCTAAAAATTCGATACCTTTAGCTGGCGTTATTACAAAAGAAGGCTTAAACTTCCCTAATACTCAAGTAGACAACGTTATCGCTTGTGTTGAATCTGAGGATTCCTATCATAATTTAGTTAAGAATGgaaaatcaatgaaaagatcGGAGTTGGGTTTTGCTTTGAGAAAACTTGGTAAGAATTGGCAAATGGTTCATTTCTATAATCTATGTTTGGATTATTTACGCCATGGAGATGAGCCAATTCCACATTATGACGAATTTTATAAGCATGTCCACGATTGCAAACTAGACGATGTCTATACTTTAAAGCATATCATCAACGGTAAAGAACTAGCGAAATTACTGGATAGGAAACCTGGCATTTGGATGGGAGAAACATTAGACAGAATCCTTATTTGGCAACTAGATAATCCAGATATTTCGAAAGAAACCTTTATTGAAAACCTTAATGACATAGTACATCTTCCTTGA
- the BCK2 gene encoding Bck2p (some similarities with uniprot|P33306 Saccharomyces cerevisiae YER167W BCK2 Protein rich in serine and threonine residues involved in protein kinase C signaling pathway which controls cell integrity overproduction suppresses pkc1 mutations), which translates to MARFPGSSSGHGGFQAGMNGSPMEDLTPLGSGISFDSAFGQAYMNNGTSFDVKSKKMSTAHGSQVIIQSNLKPTLNDLNPPMTSSQLQYSPTMSLKGGKGSNKVNIMASPVQIKLSEPPALRETKAVKTSKSKKNGAGGSGSNGKNEMVFVNYSVQDTIETQKKKKKQSKRDRMLRIFTGNNNSGNNDGRSASSPGSSSTIIASKTLTVQSAPASAAKRTYGSFLKCHRYNPSNAVVESEQMDEIVPRSEPIPNGQKPALTRSASSNVALVRNNGRCSLAQSAQKFVKSEQLEKMDLLKFNIAKSAGNGAQTASGHANALQNTKSQSNIELRMVPTLKLEPNGPSTSLSNIPGALMQIKPNASSHSGNCDEDDDGDDDFDHHYMEPYQDTERISSVPSLHQSDVSSDTLSTYFTDENDASVAFSKLFTRKRTNTGGSISSLLSLSATQPSIPALDRHQSSTSVTSSMRYSPIRSGSQNRTRSNTRTSNHRLSRDLTSLQTSMKISNTDSSELPGMESYLDTHNKGNKPTHRKKQESISDMARLHSAQGAVMNYACTNSITSISSSSSTPGTADSALMQFPKPRSVKENSEDADMLEDDGHLYFRPTIHEDEEYESAMNTSASSSHIGISSTSTISTRQTAPELADANSYPSFMESKNPLAEHQHHLPDINTNSEMVLHTKQMGTEYGNESFNNYMDFNFEDLAPSQLFNDNGNLLHQVFNSSNNDTSTITSGMNVSPITVTGGNTSQDEVTTLMPSSHQMHSSNLSFQSRIMNDIDRLAHGFNLSDLPNE; encoded by the coding sequence atGGCACGATTTCCAGGCTCTTCATCGGGTCACGGTGGTTTCCAAGCCGGCATGAATGGTTCTCCGATGGAAGATTTGACACCACTGGGTTCAGGTATATCGTTTGATTCGGCTTTTGGGCAAGCTTACATGAACAATGGGACGTCATTCGATGTCAAGAGTAAAAAAATGTCAACAGCACATGGTTCGCAAGtcatcattcaaagtaATTTGAAACCAACTTTGAACGATCTAAATCCTCCTATGACTTCTTCGCAACTTCAGTACAGTCCTACGATGTCTTTAAAAGGTGGCAAGGGTTCGAATAAGGTGAATATCATGGCTAGTCCAGTTCAGATCAAGTTAAGTGAACCACCGGCTTTACGTGAGACTAAAGCCGTTAAGACATctaaatcaaagaaaaatggtGCTGGAGGATCTGGTTCTAACGGTAAGAATGAAATGGTATTCGTGAATTACTCTGTGCAAGACACTATAGAAAcgcaaaagaagaagaagaaacaatcTAAGAGGGATCGAATGCTGAGAATTTTTACCGGAAATAATAACAGTGGTAATAATGACGGTAGGTCAGCTTCCAGTCCCGGTTCGAGTTCGACAATCATAGCTAGTAAAACTTTGACTGTTCAGTCTGCACCGGCATCTGCCGCCAAGAGAACTTATGGgtctttcttgaaatgcCACAGGTATAACCCAAGCAATGCCGTTGTTGAATCTGAGCAAATGGATGAAATAGTTCCAAGATCTGAACCTATTCCAAATGGACAAAAACCTGCTTTGACAAGATCTGCTAGCTCTAACGTGGCTTTGGTGAGAAACAATGGTAGATGCTCTTTAGCCCAATCAGCTCAGAAATTCGTCAAAAGCgaacaattggaaaagatgGACTTGCTGAAGTTTAATATAGCTAAATCAGCAGGTAATGGAGCTCAAACTGCAAGTGGTCATGCTAACGCGTTACAAAACACAAAGAGTCAGTCGAATATTGAGTTGCGAATGGTTCCAACCCTAAAGTTAGAGCCAAATGGGCCATCAACTTCCTTGTCCAACATTCCAGGAGCCCTAATGCAAATTAAACCAAATGCATCCAGTCATTCGGGAAACTGTGATGAGGATGACGATGGTGACGACGACTTTGATCACCACTACATGGAACCATATCAGGACACTGAACGTATTTCATCGGTTCCATCGTTACACCAATCCGATGTATCATCAGATACACTATCCACATATTTCACTGATGAGAACGATGCTTCTGTGGCATTCAGTAAATTATTCACgaggaaaagaacaaacacTGGCGGGTCCATAAGTTCTCTTCTCTCATTGTCGGCGACACAACCTTCTATCCCGGCTTTAGATAGACATCAAAGTAGTACTTCGGTTACTTCCTCTATGCGTTACTCGCCAATACGGTCCGGTTCTCAAAACCGAACAAGATCGAATACTAGAACTTCCAACCATAGGCTTTCCAGAGATTTAACTAGTTTACAAACTTCTATGAAGATTTCTAATACTGACAGTTCTGAACTGCCAGGTATGGAATCGTATTTGGACACTCATAACAAGGGAAATAAGCCAACCCATAGGAAAAAGCAAGAATCGATATCAGATATGGCAAGGTTGCATTCTGCACAAGGAGCAGTTATGAATTACGCTTGTACAAATAGTATCACCTCCATCTCTTCCTCGTCTTCTACTCCTGGAACTGCAGATAGTGCATTGATGCAATTTCCTAAACCGAGATCCGTCAAAGAGAATTCTGAGGATGCAGACATGCTTGAAGATGATGGCCATCTTTACTTCAGACCAACGATTCATGAAGATGAGGAGTATGAGTCTGCCATGAATACAAGTGCGTCAAGCAGCCATATTGGAATATCATCCACATCCACAATTTCTACTAGACAAACAGCCCCTGAGCTGGCGGACGCTAATTCTTACCCCTCATTTATGGAATCTAAGAATCCTCTTGCAGAGCATCAACATCATCTACCCGATATCAATACGAACAGCGAGATGGTTTTGCATACCAAGCAAATGGGTACAGAATATGGTAACGAATCATTCAATAATTACATGGACTTTAACTTCGAAGATTTAGCTCCATCGCAACTATTTAATGATAACGGAAATTTGTTACATCAAGTGTTCAATAGCTCCAATAATGACACATCAACCATTACATCAGGTATGAACGTCTCACCTATTACAGTTACAGGTGGGAATACCTCACAGGATGAGGTCACTACCTTAATGCCTTCCAGTCATCAAATGCATAGTTCGAACTTATCATTTCAGTCACGTATTATGAATGATATTGATCGTCTGGCACACGGATTTAATCTTTCAGATCTGCCAAATGAGTAA